The region AGTAAATGTTCTAGCTTTACTGAACCACCGATAATGCTCTCTTTCCGTGAACGACGCGTGGGCGCACATCGGTCGATAGTCAAGTTGCTGCTTTGTAATAATGACATGATCTACTTACCCAGTACTTCGCGTCACTACTCTGCATGTATTTGTGTATATGACAGAAGCACTCCATATTTATGGAAGGTGGATGTGTAGGATTACCTTCCGTtctatgtttgttctatgttgtcttAAGTAATAGCTTGCATCTTGCTGAAAAGATGATCAAAGAATCTCGCGATTTCTTATTAGTTAACGGTCCTGAATGAAGTCAGAATGAGCAAAAgtcaaaatattgataaaatataataataaatttaataaattcatgCTATTTTAGGTATAGTAAATATTAATAAGATGACAaatagttgattaattcatatTCATTGTGTGTCTTAACTTATGGGCTCAGTCAGTCTTAATATATTGTATGATTCTCCGCTATGGTTCGAAATCTAGTAGATTAAAGTTTGATTCCCGACTAGGGGTGTAGATTTCACGCCGTTCACAGAGACTCAATCTTTGTCTTTTTATGACTACTGTATTCTGTATTTCTTGAACGTTGACCTTGTTCCATGCTGGCATACGATTAAAAATTCTTGTCTAATATTAATTTGCAATCCTGTGAGAGATTGGAATGGACTACTACAGCTCTAACATTTGGAAGAGATCATGTGATGTTGACTACGATAATGACTATGATACCTGTATATGGTGTTGATTCAGAAAAGCTCGTTTATAATTTACGGAAGCGATAACTATAATTTGCATTAAGTTCTTATGACTAGAGCACGTGACGTTTTGTTCTCTACGTTTCCATCCAAGAGACATCATAAATCTTAACAAGGACGAGTTTCGTTAACTTTTTTTTCCTCCCCTCCTTTTGAGTTGTAATGTCGATTATACATTCTTAGCATAAATCGTTTCCTGAAGTaccgttgtatttattttatttctctgttgCTGGGCAACTGCTATCCGTCCCGCCTTCCCCTTCGGCAAGGTGCTGACTGCAACCTTGTAGCCCTTTCCGAATGAACCAATTAGTGTGATCGAGAATGAAATGCTAATTCCTTCCGCTGTGCCAGCAGCTGGTTtcatttcatactttattttcaattaaatttgtgTCAAtcattctgtctgcccatttatTAGGCACCATAATTTGTGGCTTGGATGTTTCTCGTGATCTCTTTAACTACCTAGGGGGTGCGTGTTCTGAAGGTGTCCTTGTAATTCAACCTTGTAAACATCTACAAAGTCAAATTAGTTTATAATTTGTATTGAAAATAGTTTGTGAAGTTTGTAGATGGTCTAGGATTATTtataagtttaataaaattcctggattgtaatattaattgatgatgcagaaaaaaatatgttcaattgGACTTGCAATAGCGATTATGAAGACTAATGAGAGAAACAATTCACTTAACTCTTAACTTGCAATTTTGTCTAGTGATCGCACTTGAAACAAAATAGGCTTACCCAGAGAATACATTGAATGAtcttggtttttttttattttaaggacTTTTCTGATAACAAACTTTGGTAGTTCATATATTATAGGAAGAGTAATGCATTTTTTCGGGTTCAAATGGAAGGTTATGTAAAGTGGTTCCTCATTCCATTAGGTTTTGTTTTATCTTAATATACCTATTATTCATAAGGCAGTCAAGTAGAGGAGAGGTATGGGATGTTATGCACATAAAAAACAAGATTAGGTTTATAAgcacattttattttaaacttgtcaaaacagattttttttacacaaattgcGTACTTGAAGTGATATTCAAGTACGCCTATACATTTCTCACTCGTCTCGGGTTTACAGCCCAagcatcacattaattaaataGTCCTAGCCCTTTTCAGTGGGCTAATCTTCACATATAAATGAGATTCTGTGCCACAGTTCTTGGGCATtttgtttgaagaaaaaaaaaacattaaaattccgTCCATTCGCACATTAAATCATTATTAAAAAATCCATCTCTCTTTTTTTCATACAAACAATATTTCCAAAAGGAAGCAaattatttcaaactaaattgcCCCGAGAAAAGGTCGACATTGACTTTGTTACCCGATTTTTCGTCGGAAGATTGTCTTTCCCCTGGCCGTCGTTGTTTCCGCCAGACAGGTACTCTCCTATCTCTTTCGCGTTCTCTCTCAGAGATTGAAACGAAGCCCTCATCACTCGTCCCTGCTCCTTCAACACGGTCAGGCATGAAAGAGAATTCAAAACATGAGAGAAAATGCTCAGGGCTTACTTTATCACCCACCCGTCAAAAGTTTGTTTTCAGCCATTTTTTTTACCTCGATTTTGTTTAGTTCATAATTAATTAGCCCTTAATATCTACCACTTAAAACTGATATATTAAGTGTTTCATGATGTGTATGATTGGGGTGTGTGGAGAGGGAGCCGGGGTGATGGCAGGGTGTGACAGGTGATGATAATGAGATTTATTCGCAGGTTTATGAGATCGTTGACTTAGAAGAACCCGTCTCCGGTAGGGTCGTTGACCCATGGGTAGTTGTTGGGGCAGCGGACACAAGTCTGCAGGTTGATGGTCTCTCCTGGAAGTTCCTTGCTCGTCAGTTTGCACGAATGAGGAACCCAGCAAGCAGGCTTGCCCTCCACCGTGCACTTCTCCCTCCAGGGCTCGAAGTTCTTTACCTCGGAAATGGTCCTGGGGTTCTGAATCCACTGAATGACCTGAGTCATTGTGACGAAGTAAACGTCGTTGTGGTTGGACAGGATCTCGTCGACCCAGTAAAGGAACGCGTCGAGGAACTCTGGGTTGTTCTTCAGCCAAGCGGCGTGGAAGTACAGACCCAGCGGAGCTCTGTTCTTCTCGTAATGGCGGTCGAAGTTGTGGTTCAAGAAATTGTAGAATTGATCTCCGGTCAGGATGTTTGAGCAAGAGTCGACCATAGCGCATCCGGGCAAGTACTCGTCGAACTGGGGGTCTTCTCTGCGATCCAACTCGTTCATCACCATCTCCCAGACGGCGTGGCTACGAGTGGGGCAGTGCTGAAGGTTGCCGTGGCAGCGGTGGGGCATGCGGAAGTACATGGTGTATGGCCACAGAGGCGGGTTTGAAAGGGGAGCCGTGATGGTGGAATCGTACAGGAAGGCTTGTTCCTCCATCATGGTGAACTGGTTGTTGCCTCCCACACGCAGGTAGGGAGCTCGGACGCCTACCACGCTGTTGTCTGTCAGGTTGGCGAACTTCTCAATGATGATTCTCGTGCCGGCCATCTCCTTGGCCCAGTCATCGACGGTAGCGTTGCTCCAGAATTGTTCGTCATCGTTGTGCCTGCAGTCAGCGATTCAAATGCTTATtgcaatatttctttattaattactttctttAGGTAGAGAACTAACAAGTGCTGAAGACTGTATATAAATAAAGGATTTCTATTGTGAAACCTCTACTTAGTTTGCAATATACAATTGAAGATAAATACGTATTTACATATGAACtagaaaattgaataaaaaatctACTATTTACATGACTACTACTATAGTATCTAGTGTATATACAGAAGTGTGCATACTCcacctttatattattatataaagataTGTCTAAGAGTTTTgatcaattaaaatatttctatttcatattcACACCAtattctctgtggtgtgaaacaatGGTTTCGATTTGCTCCAAAAACaattatattcaacattttcaataatttcctaCCTATACTTCACCCATGCTTAACGATTATCCACGAGTTAATTCCAAGGGTTTAGAAATGATGTTTTCTCAGGAGATAAACTTACTCAGAGCCTCCAGTTCCTCCATGGTTTCCAGTCCCACTTGAcacaaacaaagaaaagaaaccgTCGGTTATAAGCCGGAATGTCGTAAGTGGCATAGGCTCTCAATGTAAAAGCATCGCAAGTCCCAAACTCGCTCCACCGTGGTGACGTCAGCGATTTCTTTCCGTAGTAGACTGGTTACAAACTTGTGACGCCTTTACACTGAGATCAAATGTCACTTACGAAAATCTGGCTCATAAACGGCGAAATTgtctaattattaattttgaagatGAAATATTTAGAGGATAGCTTGTTTAGTTTTTCTAGCATTGGAGAAATAGAAACCATTGTTAGTTCACAACATGCATTCATCCATCAGCTCAGTCACATACGTTTGTCTATTCATTAGTCAGTATGTTTTTCGTATATTGTCGTTTAGTTTCTTTCTTGAGTACCGGGGTTCAAGTACGTAAAAATGGAATGATGCATATGAGATACAAGTTTCCTACGAGTAATTTTACTTTGCCTGTCTATTATCGCATTATAATTTGGAAAGAATTTCCATAGTGTAGAAAAATGtatggaaaaattttaaaattgcttCCAGTTTTATTAACATAAATATTAGTTATCCTGAGAGTCAGCATCACATTTTACACAATAGCTACGTTCTAAAGAAGTCTCAGTTAACTTTCGTTACTTAAAAGTAATGATAAGTAATTACTCGTCCGTCCTTCGTTTTTTGTTTAGTCTACGTAATCGCACGTTCACACAATTCGTCACATTCACTCGTCCATCCATTCTTCCAGATGACAGAGTTACCGTTGAAGTAGCGGTAGAAACAGTACCACAAAGCGACCTTGTGTATGCAAGACTTTAGAATAAAGATTGAGAAAGAAACAAGATATTGTGTAACACACGTATAAAAACATTTCGATCATAACTACAGTTAAAATACTTCTAGTGTAATAAGGAATTCCACTCTATTCCAGACTAAAAGTAAAATTGATTCCGCATTTTACTGGCGTCCTCAATACTACGAGATTTTCTGTTACGTCTACCTGGTGAATGTATTGTAATGACTTTGACTCACGTGATGGAGTGCACGGCTATCTCATGTCCCTTGCGGTGAGTCTCTTGGACGGCGGAGTAGTTGGTGTACTTGTGGGACACGAAGAAAGTAGCCTTGATGTCACAACCGTTGGGGTTCTTACGGTTTCCGTTGAAGATGTCCTTGTACAACTGGATGTTATTGTTGTTGATGGCGTCATCGAATGTGATGGTGATCATCTGGGGCACATCCTTTGCAGGGAGATCCCCGGGGATGGCAGTGCCGTCCTCGGAGCAGAAGCAGTCCGGCAGGACGCACACTGCAGGATCGCAGGGCGGAGCGCGATTCGGGTCGTTGTCATTATCTGAACAAGAGAAGGAGAGTCAGTAAGTGGCCCACATCTCGGGCTGGGTGGGGCACCCGAGGTATCCTTCCCTCAAGCTACGACAGCTTTCCCTTTCCGTGTGTTACCCATCGGGTGTTTCAAAATCTTGGTTTCCACATGCAATAAGCCACATTGTCTCCTTGTCTAACGTTTCGTATAAAGATAATTAGtgtcattaaaattatatttcaagtgTGAAGCGGATATGAAGAGAAATTGCAATAACAGCTTTAATAAAAACACGAAATACTTAAAGCTCAAAGGAATGGTTTCCCTATCGTACGAATAACTAACAAATCTATAGCGGCCTCGATTAGAAGACTGGATACTCACAATGGTAATTATGATAGGATTTCTAGAAAgacttcaattttcttttttttttttaatttcaatatttttttatatattcaaaattataatttatatgtcTGTGATACATATTATTGTTTGTCTAAAGTTTCATATACAGACAACTAATCTTATTAACATAGTTGTGTACATGTATATACGTAAACGGTACGAATTTCGAAAATAACTTCAACAAGTAGCCtacattcaaattaaaaattatttcctttattcgTACCACAACCATATAATTTCTGTATCAGAGATCTACTTTCAGACGCTGGAGAAATGTGACTGAAATTTATAGCAGATTTTCTATACGTCCGTTGGTTTCTCTACAGTTCTATTACTCTATTCTTTCTCTAGCACttaatataatttgtaaaacaaCTGCAAGAACGGATGGAAGGGTTGCTGaaagcatatatatttttttaaatttatgaagttATATTGCCAATGTGTCGCACCAGCAAATAGGAAGATCGACAAATGTAACATATTACTCTACCATCACTACATAATTTAGTACATCCATAATTTAATTTGGGAGGAAGTTActcaaattaatttcataaaaagttTAATTTGCATTTTGGAATTTTAGGTGCATATCTTGAACAAACGAtctatttaataacaattaagatTTGAGTTAAATTTAAAGATGTGTGTTGCATTTTatcttgaaaatatttgggaattgAATTCCTTAGTCCCAAGAATTGGTAGCCCTACAGCTGAACTTGTCCTGTATTAACACTTGTAACATAAGTACCCGGGGTGTAATTCTGTGCTATTTACTGCGAGGTATCTAACTTATATACTGAAATCAAAACGTGAGACTTCCATAATCTACGAAGAGATCGTCTTATTTAATTGAGGAATATTGAATTTCACAGAGttttaatatatgtaattctcatttgttttaaaataatggtATGCTTAGCGCAAAATTTGAAAACAGTGCGTCAATTGATGAAACCTTGTAAGTAGAGATCAGTGCATATATTTCAGTAGTGCTAGATGAATTCAGTCTCGTGGGTGTCTTTTAATCACGCTATATACAAAGAAAGCTTATGGAAATGGGACTCCTTTTACTTTCATTTAACTCTGTGTACAGCAATTATATGATGTCATTGACAACTACCTACCACTCCAAAGAAAATTTTCAAGTTCTTACGTGTCCAAGCATGACCTAGATTTAAGGAGTGAATATCTGAACAAGTGCATAGATGACAAGTGATAAAATCCCATGTCTCTGTTCGGAATGTCTATGTTTGAAAGTGGATCGTATATATGTGTTGAGTGACAACGAAATTCTTGCCAAGAACCGCCCAGGCCACACCCATATTATTTCGTGTTTGTGACCCCAACAACGTCTCGAAAGCTATTTGACATCTCAATATAATGAAGGTACCACATAAAACGAAGTAGAAAGTGCGAGTTTGGCATCTTCTCTAAGTCTGatctttaataattttgtaactagtcaTATCCAAGTCATTATAAGTTACaggttaatttattttcatggtCGTGCGTTAGTAATTAtcgttgaaattttaaatgtttttttcatataataatttcgatgtttttattgtttacatttatgGAGTATTTTCCCTGTTCCATTATGCCTCAATTTAAAGCCATGGCATAAGTTAATCGTCCAGGAATGGTAAACAGACAttagaattgaaataaattaaaatattcttcatttaaaagAACAATCCTTACAAAAACTAATGTATTGTACTTACCACAGGTGTTTTCGTCCGAGCCATCTACACAGTCTTTCTCTCCGTTACAAAACAGACCCCGTTCCACACAGGTGCCATCACCACAAGCGAGAGATCCTTCCTGTAATAATTAGAATTATACATAATTATGGTGAATATGAAAAGTTTTAGTGGATCACGATCAGTGTAAAGAATGCGGAAATGTTTGAcggtattttcattattttcctttgttttggACTTTCTTTCAACTTATTGTCATTCGTAGGATTATTGCATTACTTAATAAGGAAGTTGACACTTTAATTAATCTTTGTGCGTGTTCCACAACTAATTCACTACGGTGGTATGTTTTATGTTCTGGTTTCATTATACAAAATATCTAAAGGTGGAAATCATGCCTTACAATATCTCTTATTCACAATTTGTTAAGTGTGCCTGCAAGCCTGTTAACTAATGTCGTATACCAAGAAAGCACGTGTTATTAACTACAAATGCATTTAAAGTTGACGAGAAGTATCTCTATGTTTACATTTTATATGTCATGATATTGACTTTCGATTTATAAccgtttatataaatttaaaatactacaGAAATACACGATTTATAAAAGGTATG is a window of Periplaneta americana isolate PAMFEO1 chromosome 12, P.americana_PAMFEO1_priV1, whole genome shotgun sequence DNA encoding:
- the serp gene encoding chitin deacetylase 1 isoform X1 — encoded protein: MAWCTKVALSLLCASACLQIVTCATSHGVLNQFVKRVKRQEDTTKKEESFETELCKDKDAGEWFRLVAGEGDNCRDVIQCTSSGLQAIRCPAGLYFDIEKQTCDWKDAVKNCKLKNKERKVKPLLYTDEPLCQEGSLACGDGTCVERGLFCNGEKDCVDGSDENTCDNDNDPNRAPPCDPAVCVLPDCFCSEDGTAIPGDLPAKDVPQMITITFDDAINNNNIQLYKDIFNGNRKNPNGCDIKATFFVSHKYTNYSAVQETHRKGHEIAVHSITGTGNHGGTGGSEHNDDEQFWSNATVDDWAKEMAGTRIIIEKFANLTDNSVVGVRAPYLRVGGNNQFTMMEEQAFLYDSTITAPLSNPPLWPYTMYFRMPHRCHGNLQHCPTRSHAVWEMVMNELDRREDPQFDEYLPGCAMVDSCSNILTGDQFYNFLNHNFDRHYEKNRAPLGLYFHAAWLKNNPEFLDAFLYWVDEILSNHNDVYFVTMTQVIQWIQNPRTISEVKNFEPWREKCTVEGKPACWVPHSCKLTSKELPGETINLQTCVRCPNNYPWVNDPTGDGFF
- the serp gene encoding chitin deacetylase 1 isoform X2; its protein translation is MAWCTKVALSLLCASACLQIVTCATSHGVLNQFVKRVKRQEDTTKKEESFETELCKDKDAGEWFRLVAGEGDNCRDVIQCTSSGLQAIRCPAGLYFDIEKQTCDWKDAVKNCKLKNKERKVKPLLYTDEPLCQEGSLACGDGTCVERGLFCNGEKDCVDGSDENTCDNDNDPNRAPPCDPAVCVLPDCFCSEDGTAIPGDLPAKDVPQMITITFDDAINNNNIQLYKDIFNGNRKNPNGCDIKATFFVSHKYTNYSAVQETHRKGHEIAVHSITHNDDEQFWSNATVDDWAKEMAGTRIIIEKFANLTDNSVVGVRAPYLRVGGNNQFTMMEEQAFLYDSTITAPLSNPPLWPYTMYFRMPHRCHGNLQHCPTRSHAVWEMVMNELDRREDPQFDEYLPGCAMVDSCSNILTGDQFYNFLNHNFDRHYEKNRAPLGLYFHAAWLKNNPEFLDAFLYWVDEILSNHNDVYFVTMTQVIQWIQNPRTISEVKNFEPWREKCTVEGKPACWVPHSCKLTSKELPGETINLQTCVRCPNNYPWVNDPTGDGFF